A genomic segment from Flavobacterium sp. 9R encodes:
- a CDS encoding AraC family transcriptional regulator has translation MEQVFNFETISEYNAFNNHATLHPLVSIIDFSKAKERTGSKMNFGLYCVFLKQVNCGDLKYGRNYYDYQEGTLVFISPGQVIDVENKIDYYQPVGHGLVFHPDLIHGTSLAKSINEYNFFSYNTSEALHLSEQEKQLVFDCFAKIEMELKQSIDKHSKKLIASNIELFLNYCERFYDRQFITRDNANKGIVEKFEELLNSYFSSDKPNILGLPSVAYYAAELNLSPNYFGDLIKKETGKSAQEYIQNKIIDVAKDKIFDSTKTINEVAYELGFKYPQHFTRFFKQHVGNTPNEYRSLN, from the coding sequence ATGGAACAAGTATTTAATTTTGAGACCATTAGTGAGTACAATGCTTTTAATAATCATGCAACATTGCACCCTTTGGTTAGCATAATTGATTTTTCAAAAGCAAAGGAAAGAACCGGTTCTAAAATGAACTTCGGGCTTTACTGTGTGTTTTTAAAACAAGTGAACTGTGGCGACTTAAAATACGGTCGCAATTATTACGATTATCAGGAAGGAACTTTGGTTTTCATATCACCGGGTCAGGTAATTGATGTAGAAAACAAAATAGACTATTACCAGCCTGTGGGACATGGATTGGTTTTCCATCCTGATCTGATACATGGTACCTCTCTTGCAAAAAGCATTAATGAATATAATTTTTTCAGCTACAACACTAGTGAAGCACTTCATTTATCAGAACAGGAAAAACAGTTGGTGTTTGATTGTTTTGCTAAAATCGAAATGGAGCTAAAGCAATCGATCGACAAACACAGTAAAAAACTCATAGCTTCTAATATTGAATTGTTTTTAAACTATTGTGAAAGATTCTATGACCGCCAATTTATTACAAGGGATAATGCTAATAAAGGAATCGTTGAAAAATTTGAAGAATTATTAAATAGTTATTTTTCATCTGACAAACCGAATATCCTAGGTTTGCCTTCAGTGGCTTATTATGCCGCTGAGCTAAATTTATCTCCCAATTACTTTGGTGACCTTATCAAAAAAGAAACTGGAAAATCTGCACAGGAATACATTCAAAACAAAATTATTGATGTCGCCAAAGATAAAATATTCGATTCCACTAAAACCATCAATGAAGTAGCTTATGAGCTAGGCTTTAAATATCCTCAGCACTTCACTCGCTTTTTTAAGCAACACGTTGGTAATACTCCTAATGAGTATAGGAGTTT
- a CDS encoding aldo/keto reductase, whose product MFNVKLNNGVEMPILGFGVFQIPDAVECEQVVIDAIESGYRLIDTAASYQNEVAVGKAIKKCGIAREELFITTKLWVQDAGYEQTKAAFQKSLDKLQLDYLDLYLIHQPYGDVFGSWKAMQELYQQGKVRAIGVANFHPDRVMDLIINSGFTPAINQIETHPFNQQNTTQSFLEENNVQIQSWGPFAEGKNNIFHNDLLTKIGNKHDKSVAQVILRWLIQRNIVAIPKSVRKERMLQNFNVFDFELSTENIEAIQTLDTKESLFFDHRDPNMVKWLSEYKVVL is encoded by the coding sequence ATGTTTAATGTAAAATTAAATAACGGTGTTGAAATGCCAATTTTAGGTTTTGGAGTTTTTCAAATTCCAGATGCTGTTGAATGTGAGCAAGTTGTAATAGATGCTATTGAAAGCGGTTACCGTTTAATTGATACAGCGGCTTCTTATCAAAATGAAGTTGCTGTAGGAAAAGCAATAAAAAAATGTGGCATTGCCCGTGAAGAATTGTTTATCACGACCAAGCTTTGGGTTCAGGATGCGGGATATGAACAGACAAAAGCTGCTTTTCAAAAATCTTTGGATAAGTTGCAACTAGATTATTTGGACTTATATCTTATTCATCAACCGTATGGTGATGTATTTGGATCTTGGAAAGCTATGCAGGAATTGTATCAACAGGGAAAGGTAAGGGCTATTGGTGTAGCCAATTTTCATCCAGATAGAGTAATGGATTTGATAATAAATAGTGGTTTTACACCTGCAATTAATCAGATAGAAACGCATCCATTCAATCAGCAGAACACAACGCAAAGCTTCTTAGAAGAAAACAATGTGCAAATCCAGTCATGGGGTCCTTTTGCAGAAGGGAAAAATAATATTTTCCATAATGATCTTTTGACTAAAATTGGTAATAAACATGATAAAAGTGTAGCACAAGTAATACTTCGTTGGCTAATCCAACGAAATATTGTAGCTATTCCTAAATCAGTTCGTAAAGAAAGAATGCTTCAGAATTTCAATGTTTTTGATTTTGAACTTTCGACAGAGAATATTGAGGCAATTCAGACTCTAGACACTAAAGAAAGTTTGTTTTTTGACCATAGAGATCCAAATATGGTAAAATGGCTGAGCGAATATAAAGTAGTGTTATAA
- a CDS encoding aldo/keto reductase — MNRRNLLKTAGLAIAGSALVPLSSFAQSSNSETKPFNNDNSLEPIPSKRKLGKSLEVSSIGLGVQNMTRTYQTTIPSRPEMINIIRTAFDKGVTLFDAAEAYGPFEVERILGEGIAPFRDKIVIETKFGWNIDQETGKRLPGLNSRPEHIKIVVEGMLKRLRTDRIDLLYQHRVDPQVPIEDVVGAIQDLIKEGKVLHYGLSEPGSQTVRRAHAIHPIAAIQNEYSMLWRGPEKEIISLCEELGIGFVPWSPLGVGFLTGAIDADTHFAQGDIRGNESRFSAENLPNNLKIVDLIKKWGAQKQATPAQISLAWLLAQKPWIVPIPGTTQMAHMLENIGAADVKFTTDELKEFNKQLDAIQILGERLPAFVQAFSDVEAPLKK, encoded by the coding sequence ATGAATCGTCGAAATTTATTAAAAACTGCAGGACTTGCAATAGCCGGAAGTGCATTAGTGCCTTTATCTTCTTTCGCTCAATCTTCAAATTCGGAAACTAAACCTTTCAATAATGACAACTCATTGGAACCAATTCCTAGCAAGAGAAAACTTGGTAAATCTCTTGAAGTTTCAAGCATAGGACTCGGTGTTCAGAACATGACCCGCACGTATCAAACTACAATTCCCTCGCGACCAGAAATGATCAACATCATTCGAACAGCCTTTGATAAAGGAGTTACCCTATTTGATGCAGCGGAAGCTTACGGCCCTTTCGAAGTGGAACGAATTCTTGGAGAAGGTATAGCCCCTTTCCGCGACAAAATAGTTATCGAAACAAAGTTTGGCTGGAATATTGACCAGGAAACGGGTAAGCGATTACCGGGATTAAACAGTCGTCCTGAACACATCAAAATTGTGGTGGAAGGAATGCTGAAACGTCTTCGCACTGATCGAATAGATTTATTGTATCAACACCGTGTAGATCCGCAAGTACCAATTGAAGATGTAGTTGGGGCTATTCAGGATTTGATAAAAGAAGGCAAAGTATTGCATTACGGATTGTCGGAGCCAGGATCTCAAACTGTAAGACGAGCACATGCCATTCATCCCATTGCAGCTATTCAAAATGAATATTCAATGCTATGGCGTGGACCAGAAAAAGAAATTATTTCACTATGTGAGGAACTTGGTATTGGTTTCGTTCCTTGGAGTCCGCTTGGAGTGGGTTTTCTAACTGGTGCTATTGATGCCGATACACACTTTGCTCAAGGTGATATTAGAGGAAATGAGTCTCGTTTCTCGGCAGAGAATCTACCGAATAACTTGAAAATTGTAGATTTAATAAAAAAATGGGGTGCCCAAAAACAGGCTACTCCTGCCCAAATTTCGTTGGCTTGGCTATTGGCGCAAAAGCCTTGGATTGTTCCAATACCGGGTACAACACAGATGGCTCATATGTTGGAAAATATTGGAGCTGCAGATGTGAAATTTACTACAGATGAATTAAAGGAATTCAATAAACAATTGGATGCTATTCAAATTTTGGGTGAAAGATTGCCCGCCTTTGTACAAGCGTTTTCTGATGTGGAAGCACCATTAAAGAAATAA
- a CDS encoding nuclear transport factor 2 family protein, translating into MKMFIMALFAIASIQYSSAQENKTSTVVTNYTKAEQEVIQLSKDKWQWMADKNVDKLEPLFDNKSKFVHMSGTWKKDEELDIIKTGRIWYKNTKVHDVAIETFGKMAILWNRITLEANVRGTDVVTEFTVTEVYQKHGNDWKLLALTFSSVRDTHQIQK; encoded by the coding sequence ATGAAGATGTTTATTATGGCATTGTTTGCAATTGCAAGTATTCAATATTCCTCAGCTCAAGAAAATAAAACAAGTACTGTAGTTACGAATTACACAAAAGCGGAACAAGAAGTTATTCAGCTCTCTAAAGATAAATGGCAATGGATGGCTGATAAAAATGTCGACAAACTTGAACCTCTCTTTGACAACAAATCAAAATTTGTCCATATGAGTGGCACTTGGAAAAAGGACGAAGAACTCGATATCATTAAAACAGGTAGAATTTGGTACAAGAATACGAAAGTCCATGATGTAGCAATTGAAACTTTTGGAAAAATGGCAATCTTATGGAACCGAATTACACTTGAGGCCAATGTACGAGGGACTGATGTGGTGACTGAATTTACTGTAACGGAAGTTTATCAAAAACATGGTAATGATTGGAAACTTTTAGCCTTAACATTTAGTAGTGTGCGGGACACCCATCAAATTCAGAAATAG
- a CDS encoding nuclear transport factor 2 family protein, producing the protein MKKSIFGLLMFALFTANTFAQNTTEQEVIQLSKDKWQWMADKNVDKLTPLFDDKSVFVHMGGSWGKTQEINVIKSGGIHYKKADIHEVSVNIIGNTAILLNKITLLAVVGGNEVTNPFVVTEVYIKENNGWKLGSLSFTKLMTPNN; encoded by the coding sequence ATGAAAAAGTCAATTTTCGGACTACTTATGTTCGCTTTATTTACAGCTAATACTTTTGCACAGAATACGACCGAACAAGAAGTTATTCAACTATCTAAAGATAAATGGCAATGGATGGCCGATAAAAATGTCGATAAACTTACTCCATTGTTTGATGATAAATCTGTCTTTGTTCATATGGGAGGAAGTTGGGGAAAAACACAAGAAATTAATGTGATTAAAAGTGGAGGAATTCATTATAAGAAAGCAGATATCCATGAAGTTTCAGTAAATATAATCGGTAATACGGCGATACTTTTAAACAAAATCACATTATTAGCAGTAGTGGGAGGAAATGAAGTTACCAATCCGTTTGTTGTAACGGAAGTATATATAAAAGAAAATAATGGATGGAAACTGGGCTCATTGTCGTTTACTAAGCTAATGACACCTAATAATTAA
- a CDS encoding aldo/keto reductase: MRTRILGNNGLEVTALGLGCMGLSFGYGKATEKKEAITLIRAAFEKGITFFDTAECYGPFINEEIVGEALEPFRKEVVIATKFGFQNGDSTKGLDSSPARIKSVVDASLKRLKTDCIDLLYQHRVDPNVPIEEVAGAVKELIQEGKVKYFGLSEAGVDTIRRAHIIQPVSALQSEYSLFYREPEKEIIPVLEELGIGFVPFSPLGKGFLTGAINAETKFEASDFRNIVPRFSEENRKANSTLVDLVKSIAAEKTAAQSQIALAWLLAQKPWIVPIPGTTKLHRLHENIGGAEIHLSKEELDNIDSALKNIEIVGARYPQQLQDRVGK, encoded by the coding sequence ATGAGAACAAGGATTTTAGGAAATAATGGCCTTGAAGTTACGGCTTTAGGCCTTGGCTGTATGGGATTAAGTTTCGGTTATGGGAAAGCAACAGAAAAAAAAGAAGCTATAACTTTAATCAGAGCGGCTTTTGAAAAAGGCATTACTTTTTTTGATACTGCAGAATGTTACGGTCCTTTTATAAATGAAGAAATAGTGGGAGAAGCTTTAGAGCCATTTCGTAAAGAAGTAGTAATTGCAACAAAATTCGGTTTTCAGAATGGTGATTCTACAAAAGGATTAGACAGCAGTCCTGCAAGAATAAAATCTGTTGTTGATGCTTCACTAAAAAGATTAAAAACAGATTGTATTGATTTGCTTTATCAGCACAGAGTTGATCCGAATGTGCCAATCGAAGAAGTTGCCGGAGCGGTTAAGGAATTAATTCAGGAAGGTAAAGTTAAATATTTTGGTCTTTCAGAAGCTGGTGTTGATACTATCCGCAGAGCCCACATTATACAGCCAGTTTCAGCATTGCAAAGTGAATATTCGTTATTCTATCGTGAACCAGAAAAAGAAATTATTCCCGTTTTAGAAGAATTGGGAATCGGTTTTGTGCCTTTTAGTCCGTTGGGAAAAGGTTTTTTAACTGGTGCAATAAATGCGGAGACAAAATTTGAAGCTTCTGATTTTAGAAACATAGTGCCAAGATTTTCTGAAGAAAATAGAAAGGCTAATTCGACATTAGTAGATTTAGTAAAATCAATTGCAGCTGAAAAAACGGCTGCGCAATCACAAATTGCTTTAGCATGGCTATTAGCACAAAAGCCTTGGATTGTACCCATTCCAGGGACTACCAAACTGCATCGTTTACATGAAAACATTGGTGGAGCAGAAATTCATTTGAGCAAAGAAGAATTAGACAATATTGATTCAGCACTTAAAAATATAGAAATTGTTGGTGCTCGTTACCCTCAGCAATTACAGGATAGAGTAGGCAAATGA
- a CDS encoding carboxylesterase/lipase family protein, which produces MKKLFASIILLWMTLYLNAQQKTIDPIEIQTVSGNVRGIIEGEVCVFKGIPYAAPPVGANRWRSPQPVIPWKDVRDATKFCADCPQAGWPRGSGMSKSSSEDCLFLNIWKPATTSKKTKLPVMVWIHGGAFVFGSGAGFSGTAFAKQDVLLVSINYRLGRLGFFAFPALSKENPNEYKGSYAYMDQIAALEWIQKNIAVFGGDPTNVTIFGESAGGVSIHSLMTIPSAKGLFQKAIIESGGGRDGVLTARPIDKENADPYYPVSAESIGINFAKRYDIEGTDAEALKKLRLLTASEIVDDGQETVNGIPTYSGPILDGRLVTETAESSYKAGRQHKVPLIIGSNSAEVPAGFVNAGTKEELFLVFDSHKDAVSKAYDPDGKADFGMMLTLVNTDKVWAEPARFTARTLSDKGIPAYLYLFSYVPLSMKERMKYGASHGSEIPYVFDNLVEGNGYTISPKDKEVAKIMNAYWVNFAKTGNPNAKGLPQWTFYDTIKNEVFEFGQDGSAGIIKDNRKARLDVMELADDKK; this is translated from the coding sequence ATGAAAAAACTATTTGCTAGCATTATTTTGCTCTGGATGACTTTATATTTAAATGCACAACAAAAGACAATCGATCCTATAGAGATCCAGACTGTCTCAGGAAATGTACGTGGAATAATAGAAGGTGAAGTTTGTGTCTTTAAAGGTATTCCATACGCCGCACCACCTGTTGGTGCAAATCGCTGGCGTTCACCGCAGCCAGTAATACCATGGAAAGATGTTCGGGATGCAACTAAATTTTGCGCAGATTGTCCACAAGCAGGCTGGCCCAGAGGTTCTGGTATGTCTAAAAGTTCCTCTGAAGATTGTTTGTTTTTGAATATATGGAAACCGGCCACAACATCAAAAAAAACAAAATTACCTGTTATGGTATGGATTCATGGCGGAGCATTTGTGTTTGGGAGTGGCGCAGGTTTTTCAGGAACTGCATTTGCAAAACAAGACGTACTACTTGTTTCTATCAATTACCGTTTGGGTCGTTTAGGTTTTTTTGCATTTCCTGCTTTAAGTAAAGAGAATCCAAATGAATATAAAGGAAGCTATGCTTACATGGATCAGATTGCTGCACTGGAATGGATTCAGAAAAATATTGCTGTTTTTGGTGGAGACCCGACGAACGTAACTATCTTCGGAGAGTCCGCAGGTGGGGTATCCATACATTCGTTAATGACTATTCCGTCAGCAAAAGGATTATTTCAAAAAGCGATTATTGAATCTGGAGGTGGCCGAGATGGAGTACTCACCGCCAGACCGATTGACAAAGAAAATGCTGACCCATATTATCCTGTTTCTGCTGAAAGTATCGGAATTAATTTTGCTAAAAGATATGATATTGAAGGTACAGATGCTGAAGCACTAAAGAAATTGCGATTACTCACAGCTTCTGAAATTGTTGACGATGGACAAGAAACTGTTAATGGGATACCTACTTATTCGGGACCTATTCTTGACGGGCGTTTGGTAACGGAAACAGCTGAGAGTTCCTATAAAGCGGGGAGGCAACATAAAGTTCCGTTAATTATTGGTTCGAACAGTGCAGAAGTGCCGGCAGGCTTTGTGAATGCTGGTACGAAGGAAGAATTGTTTTTAGTTTTTGACAGTCACAAAGATGCGGTTTCCAAGGCCTATGATCCTGATGGTAAAGCTGACTTCGGCATGATGCTCACACTTGTAAACACAGATAAAGTTTGGGCAGAACCGGCTCGTTTTACAGCAAGAACTCTTTCAGATAAAGGAATACCTGCTTATTTGTATTTATTCTCATACGTGCCTTTATCCATGAAAGAAAGGATGAAGTACGGAGCTTCTCATGGATCTGAGATTCCATATGTATTTGATAATCTTGTCGAAGGCAATGGTTATACAATTTCCCCAAAAGATAAGGAAGTTGCAAAAATAATGAATGCCTATTGGGTCAACTTCGCCAAAACTGGAAATCCAAATGCGAAAGGTTTGCCGCAATGGACTTTTTACGACACAATAAAGAATGAGGTGTTCGAGTTTGGGCAAGATGGATCGGCGGGCATTATTAAAGACAATAGGAAAGCACGACTCGATGTCATGGAACTGGCAGATGATAAAAAATAG
- a CDS encoding alpha/beta fold hydrolase, producing the protein MLASGPIIAQEKQKPLIIEQQGSFAVGGTIIENPGTFDPYNPTPTGQTLRGDHAYVFYQIPVTARKFPLVMWHGIGQFSKTWETTPDGREGYQNIFLRRGFGVYVMDQPRRGDAGRSTVTATITATPDEQQWFGIFRIGIYPNYFEGVQFAKDPATLNQYFRSMTPSIGPIEIPIMTSAASALFTKIGPAILVTHSHSGGMGWLTAIQNQNVKAIVSYEPGSGFLFPEGEVPAPKLSAGGTLEASGISMSDFMKLTKIPIIIYYGDNIPSNPIKNPGQDGWRVRLEMAKLWRDKVNKYGGDVTVVHLPEIGIKGNTHFPFSDLNNIQIADLMSKWLKEKGLDK; encoded by the coding sequence ATGTTGGCCAGTGGTCCAATTATAGCACAGGAAAAACAAAAGCCATTGATTATAGAACAACAGGGTAGTTTTGCTGTTGGAGGAACAATAATTGAGAATCCGGGTACTTTTGATCCATACAACCCGACACCGACCGGTCAAACATTGCGAGGAGATCACGCTTATGTTTTTTATCAAATTCCTGTTACCGCGAGAAAATTCCCTTTGGTCATGTGGCACGGAATCGGTCAATTTTCCAAAACATGGGAAACAACTCCCGATGGGCGTGAAGGGTATCAGAATATTTTTTTAAGAAGAGGTTTTGGTGTTTATGTAATGGATCAGCCAAGAAGAGGAGATGCGGGACGCAGTACTGTAACAGCAACAATAACTGCTACTCCGGATGAGCAGCAATGGTTTGGAATATTTAGAATTGGTATTTACCCAAATTACTTTGAAGGTGTTCAGTTTGCTAAAGATCCAGCGACACTCAATCAATATTTCAGATCAATGACGCCTAGTATTGGACCAATCGAAATACCTATTATGACCAGTGCAGCGTCTGCTTTATTTACTAAAATAGGCCCCGCTATTCTTGTTACACATTCTCATTCGGGTGGAATGGGCTGGCTGACAGCTATTCAAAATCAAAACGTAAAAGCCATAGTCTCTTACGAACCCGGAAGCGGATTTCTTTTCCCTGAAGGGGAAGTCCCTGCTCCAAAACTCAGCGCAGGCGGAACACTTGAAGCATCGGGAATTTCAATGTCGGATTTTATGAAACTTACTAAAATTCCAATCATTATCTATTATGGCGACAATATTCCATCAAACCCTATTAAAAATCCAGGACAGGATGGCTGGAGGGTTCGACTTGAAATGGCGAAATTGTGGAGGGATAAGGTAAATAAGTATGGTGGAGATGTTACTGTAGTTCATCTTCCTGAAATTGGAATTAAAGGAAATACCCATTTTCCGTTTTCCGATCTGAATAATATTCAAATTGCAGATCTTATGTCTAAATGGTTAAAAGAAAAAGGACTGGATAAGTAA
- a CDS encoding flavodoxin, with the protein MIVYLSRTKNTKVVAEIIHKKVGGTLVELELEKPYPQDYKMIVSQVAKENETGYLPPLKTKIANIEKYDVVFVGFPTWGMQLPPPMKSFLKQYNLGGKTIVSFNTNAGYGIGTSFETVKELCPKSTVVEGFSTKGGVERDGILFVMEGEKEKQVDVEIQNWLKELSLIK; encoded by the coding sequence TTGATTGTTTATTTGTCACGAACTAAAAACACCAAAGTTGTGGCAGAGATTATTCATAAAAAGGTCGGAGGAACATTAGTGGAGCTTGAATTGGAAAAGCCATATCCTCAAGACTACAAAATGATAGTGAGTCAGGTTGCAAAAGAAAACGAAACGGGCTATCTGCCTCCGCTTAAAACAAAAATTGCCAATATTGAAAAATACGATGTGGTATTTGTGGGGTTTCCAACTTGGGGAATGCAATTGCCACCACCAATGAAAAGTTTTTTGAAGCAATACAATTTAGGAGGAAAAACAATTGTCTCATTTAATACCAATGCGGGTTATGGAATTGGTACCAGCTTTGAAACGGTAAAAGAGCTCTGCCCTAAAAGCACTGTTGTGGAGGGGTTTTCTACCAAAGGCGGGGTAGAAAGGGATGGAATTTTATTTGTAATGGAAGGTGAAAAGGAAAAACAGGTTGATGTAGAAATCCAAAATTGGCTGAAAGAATTAAGTTTAATTAAATAA
- a CDS encoding carboxymuconolactone decarboxylase family protein: protein MKALSKLIMLVIIIANVSTVNAQTEAVQNLNKKQQAIIRIAAVTAKGDLEKLKIELNSGLDDRLTINQIKESLVHLYAYCGFPRSIRGLQTFMVVLEERKAKGINDVVGTEASTIKEEHSKYERGKVILKELTGVSQDGPKSGYSAFAPEMDVFLKEHLFADIFERDILTYSERELVTVSVLSSIGGVEPMLNSHLKICLNVGLSPNQLQEFIGVIKSSVGNEEAIAAQEVLNEVLKSKK from the coding sequence ATGAAGGCACTCTCAAAATTAATAATGTTGGTAATCATAATCGCAAATGTTTCAACTGTGAATGCACAGACTGAAGCAGTTCAAAACCTGAATAAAAAACAACAAGCTATCATAAGAATTGCCGCAGTTACAGCGAAAGGAGATTTAGAAAAATTAAAAATTGAACTTAATAGTGGGCTGGATGATAGATTAACAATCAACCAGATTAAGGAAAGTTTGGTGCATTTATATGCTTATTGTGGTTTTCCACGAAGCATTCGCGGACTACAGACTTTTATGGTTGTGTTGGAGGAACGCAAAGCCAAAGGAATTAATGATGTAGTAGGGACCGAAGCATCAACTATAAAGGAAGAACACAGTAAATATGAACGCGGAAAAGTGATCTTGAAAGAACTTACGGGAGTATCACAAGATGGTCCAAAATCTGGCTATTCGGCATTTGCTCCCGAGATGGACGTTTTTCTGAAGGAACATCTTTTTGCTGATATTTTTGAGCGGGATATTTTGACCTATTCCGAAAGGGAACTTGTTACAGTATCGGTTCTCAGCAGTATTGGTGGGGTGGAACCCATGCTGAATTCGCATCTAAAAATATGCCTGAATGTTGGGTTGAGTCCAAATCAGCTGCAGGAGTTTATAGGAGTTATAAAATCATCAGTCGGAAATGAAGAAGCAATTGCTGCCCAGGAAGTTTTGAACGAAGTACTCAAAAGCAAAAAGTAA
- a CDS encoding alpha/beta hydrolase yields the protein MKKIALIIITIMIINMANAQSIQKRYEQNPFTLVYDGAIIKNEKGKVNIHPVKYKLNGIEIAANVYTPANYDFSKKYPAIVVAHPNGGIKEQTAGLYSQRLAEAGYITITADAAYQGASGGEPRHTDKPANRIEDIRGMADFISQYAGVDANRLGVLGICGGGGYTLKAAQSDKRFKAVATLSMFNSGEVRRNGFQNSQLGTIQERLKKASDARAQEANGGKMIYAGVATITDEEIAKTNTDLYREGYEYYYRTHAHPNSTFLYTMSSLMDLMSWDAATNMDLINQPLLMITGSKADTKYMTDEAFPKATNAKTKELFIIDGATHIQSYWKPEYVSQIVTKLVSFYQTDL from the coding sequence ATGAAAAAAATAGCATTAATTATAATAACAATTATGATTATTAACATGGCAAATGCACAATCTATCCAAAAGAGATATGAGCAAAATCCTTTTACTCTGGTATATGACGGAGCCATAATCAAAAATGAAAAAGGAAAAGTAAATATCCATCCTGTAAAGTATAAACTCAATGGAATTGAAATCGCTGCCAATGTGTATACACCGGCAAATTACGATTTCTCAAAAAAATATCCTGCTATAGTTGTTGCTCACCCTAACGGCGGTATTAAGGAACAAACAGCCGGATTGTATTCGCAACGTTTGGCTGAGGCGGGCTATATCACTATTACTGCCGACGCAGCCTATCAGGGTGCAAGTGGTGGCGAACCGCGCCATACTGATAAACCTGCAAACCGTATCGAAGACATCCGTGGTATGGCCGATTTTATTTCTCAATATGCAGGTGTAGATGCAAACCGACTAGGTGTTTTGGGAATTTGCGGCGGCGGCGGCTATACGCTAAAAGCTGCACAGTCAGACAAACGTTTTAAGGCTGTTGCCACTTTGAGTATGTTTAATTCGGGTGAGGTAAGGCGTAATGGCTTTCAAAATTCACAATTAGGAACTATACAGGAGCGTTTAAAGAAAGCGTCAGATGCCCGTGCGCAAGAAGCCAATGGTGGAAAAATGATCTATGCAGGAGTAGCGACTATAACAGATGAAGAAATCGCTAAGACTAACACTGATCTTTATCGCGAGGGATATGAGTACTATTACAGAACTCATGCGCACCCAAATTCAACTTTTTTATATACCATGAGCAGTCTTATGGATTTAATGTCTTGGGATGCTGCCACTAATATGGATTTAATCAATCAGCCCCTGTTGATGATAACCGGAAGTAAAGCAGATACAAAATATATGACAGACGAAGCATTTCCCAAAGCAACAAATGCAAAAACTAAAGAGCTTTTTATTATTGATGGCGCGACTCATATACAAAGCTATTGGAAACCAGAATATGTATCACAAATCGTGACTAAATTGGTAAGTTTTTATCAAACCGACCTTTAG
- a CDS encoding cupin domain-containing protein: MKKINFKKNVSIAFIAYISIGVMSCNNSKEQQADTKTSDAGLIFPKGKKVANNNFAGTVWLNNLVLDDSINKNAVGSVTFEPGARTKWHKHPAGQIILAIDGIGYYQEIGKEKIIIRKGDVVRCPPDTPHWHGASPETKFVQIAITGREKGETIWLEQVNEEQYNSKVAKY, from the coding sequence ATGAAGAAAATAAATTTTAAAAAAAATGTGTCAATTGCTTTTATAGCTTATATTTCAATAGGAGTGATGTCCTGTAATAATAGCAAAGAACAACAGGCTGATACCAAGACATCAGATGCTGGTTTGATTTTTCCAAAAGGCAAAAAAGTTGCAAATAATAATTTTGCAGGAACAGTTTGGTTGAATAATTTAGTTCTGGATGACAGTATTAATAAGAATGCGGTAGGTAGCGTAACTTTTGAACCGGGTGCAAGAACAAAATGGCATAAGCATCCTGCGGGACAGATTATTTTGGCTATCGATGGGATTGGGTATTATCAGGAAATAGGGAAAGAGAAAATTATTATTCGCAAGGGTGATGTTGTGAGATGCCCTCCGGATACTCCTCATTGGCATGGTGCCTCTCCAGAAACAAAATTTGTCCAGATAGCAATTACTGGGAGGGAAAAAGGGGAGACGATTTGGCTGGAACAAGTAAATGAAGAGCAATACAACAGTAAAGTTGCGAAGTATTGA